GTTTCTCTCCTGTTCGATCAGGTAAGAAATCTGGCATTGAGAGGCGCTACGTGCACCTCGACGAGGAGCTCCTCGGCGCGCACCCGGAATTCACCGACCGCGCGCTGCCGACCCTCGACGCGCGGATAGACATGGCCTCGGCCGCGGTGCCCGAGCTCGCCGCGTCCGCCGCGTCCAGGGCCATCGCCGAGTGGGGGCGCCCGGCCGCCGACGTCACGCACCTCGTCTTCAGCACCTACTCCGGCGGGAAGGCCCCCAGCGCCGACCTCCGCCTGGCGTCGCTGCTTGGCCTCCGCCCCACCGTGTCCCGCACCAACCTCAGCCTCAACGGCTGCTCCGGCGGCGGCAGGGCGCTGCAGCTCGCCAAGGAGCTCGCCGAGAACAACCGCGGCGCGCGCGTCCTCGTGGCCTGCTCCGAGCTCACCCTCGTCCCGTTCTACGGCCCCCAGGAGGGCCGTCTCGACACCATCCTCGGCCACGGCATATTCGGCGACGGCGCGGGCGCCGTCATCGTCGGCGCCGACCCCGTCAACTGCATCGAGCACCCGCTGTTCGAGATGGCCTTCGCTACGCAGGCGACGATACCGGATACCCAGGACGAGATCACCATGCAGCTCATGAAGGGCGGCCTCGACTTCCACGTCTCCGTCCGGGTGCCGAAGCTGCTGAAGAGCAACGTCGAGCGCTGTCTGATCGACGCGTTCGAGTCCATTGGGATCAGTGCTACGTGGAACGATCTCTTCGGGGctatccaccctggtggccgtGCGATTTTGGACCACGTTGAGCAACTGCTCGGGCTGGGCGTCGATAAGCTGGCGGCGAGCCGACGGGTGCTGAGAGAGTACGGGAACATGAGCGGGCCAACGGTGATCTTCGTGCTCGATGAGCTGCGCCGGCGTAGGGCAAGGGGAGAGGAGGTGGCCGAGTGGGGTGTGATGATGGCGTTCGGTCCGGGGATCACGATCGAGACCATGGTGCTGCACGCCGCCACAAACAGCCTCGGGGAAGACTAGCTATTCATAAAGAGCAACTGAATCATATGTTCCTGGAGGTTGTGTGGTACTTTATGATCTTGGACTGGGCTAGGTTGCTTCAGCAGCCACCAAACATGAAGGGTAGACTTATCGAATAAGTTTTTCTACCGGTGGCGGGATGTACCGGTGGAGAATCTATCACAAACGTTGCTTTGAGATTGGTGTGGCTGGTAGACCCCACTATGCATTTGTTTCTCCTTTTTAACAATACGAATCTTATACAAACACATATACAAGGTTGGACGGGGTCCACAGCAGTACCTTTTGTCAGGTGGCAGGTTGAGAGAGTGAGCAGATGAACGAGCTGCATGCACGCACTAAATACTTGCACTTTATTTTCCATGCCACATTTTAAAAGGTTGATAACTTTTAAACTAAATATCCAGTTTTGAAATATTATATATTTTTAAATTTAGCGCGACAAGACCTTTAATACAAGATCAATCTTGGATGCACTTTGGCTATTTTGAATTTTACTGTTTCACTCATTTTAGAGAAAGCATTTCAGTCAGTTTCACATTTCACTAGTTTCGGAAAACCTTCCAGCTATGTTTCACATTTCACTAGATTCAGAAAACACATTACAATCATTTACAAATGATAGATTTCACTCATTTTATGCCGAAAGATGCATGAGTTTCTCTCATTTCAAATTTTCCAAACGACGAGTATGGTGAGGGAGGCAATGCCTCGTCTGTTGGGGTTTTGCATGCATGTTCTCTTGTCCCACTCATCCTTGGAGGATCCCTCCAAATGCCAAGTGGATGTATTCTTGTGTACAAGGCCTAGCTTCCAGATGACCAATCTCCAAAGTCTAAGGGTGTAGCACACCTGAAGAATAGATAAGCCCCGCTTTCTTGCACCCTTTTACAAAGAGGGCAAAGACCGCATTTTGTTCACCCACGCCTTTCCAACCGATCTGCGGTCCAAATCCAACCTTGCAATGCCAACCAAGCAAAGAAATTGTCTTTTGGAGGGGCCCAAACTTTTCAAGCCATGTGGTCCATGGAGGAGTGGGTCATGCCAAGGAATTGAGTAGTATAGGCGATGGACGCCGAATAGACCCCATCATTCAAGTGCTTCCAAACAATGCCGTCCACGGTTTGCCCTTCATGGGGAAACAACACTTGTGAACATAGTATTTTTGAGTGATATCACTATGAACAAAGTATTGTTTTGTATACATGCATCCAGACATCCAGTGTGATGGAAAAATTTAACTTCGGACAGTTGATAATATAAAGACTAAAATAGGAACATAATCTAGACAAGCACCTCGCTCTGTGTCACTTGGCCCATCAGTGTTTATCATGGTCTGTTACACAATTGCCATTTCAAACGGGTCGAATCCATATATTTTAAGCCAAAATAAGCTGGATTAgtagaaactgaaggaaatatgccctagaggcaataataaagttgttattttatatttccttattcatgataaatgtttattattcatgctagaattgtattgatcggaaacctaaatacatgtgtgaatacatagacaaacacagtgtccctagtgagcctctacttgactagctcattgatcaaagttggttaaggtttcctgacaatggacatgagttgtcatttgataacgggatcacatcattaggagaatgatgtgatggacaagacccatccgttagcttagcatattgatcgttcagttttattgctattgctttcttcatgtcatatacatattcctttgagtatgagattatgcaactcccgaataccggaggaataccttgtgtgctatcaaacgtcacaacataactaggtgattataaagatgctctacaggtatctccgaaggtgtttgttgggttggcataggtcgatattaggatttgtcacttcgagtatcggagaggtatctctagggcctctcggtagtgcacatcataataagccttgcaagcaaagtgactaatgagttagttgcaggatgatgcattacggaacgattaaagagacttgccggtaacgagattgaactaggtatgaagataccgacgatcgaatctcgggcaagtaacataccgatgacaaagggaataacgtatgttgtcataacggttcgaccgataaagatcttcgtagaatatgtaggagccaatatgagcatccaggttccgctgttcgttattgaccatagaggtgtctcggtcatgtctacatagttctcgaacccgtagggtccccacgcttaacgttcgatgacgattttgtattatatgagttatgtgatttggtgaccgaatgttgttcggagtcccggatgatatcacgcatatgaggaggagtctcgaaatggttgctaggtaaagattcatatataggatgatactattcgggcaccggaagtgttccgggggttaccgggtacatatcggagtaccgggggggttaccggaacccccagggggacTAAtgagccttatgggccataggaggggagcacaccagcccacaaggggtggcgcccccccccctagggaaggagtccgaataggagaaggaggagggggtgggccccctttcctttctccctcctctcttcccttttccctctccggaaatatggaaggggggggggcgaattggactaggccccaagtaggattcctcctacttgggtgccccaaggctgctcccctccccctccgacCTCTATATGCGTGGGGAGGggacgcctagaacacacaccaacaattgttagccgtgtgtggcgcccccctccacagtttacgcctccggtcatatcttcgtagtgcttaggcgaagccctgcgcggattacttcaccaccaccatcaccacatcgtcgtgctgacggaactcatctactccctcgacactttgctggatcaagagttcgagggacgtcatcgagctgaacgtgtgcagaactcggaggtgtcgtacgttcggtgcttgatcggtcggaacgaggagaagttcgactacatcaaccgcgttgtcaaactcttctgctttcggtctacgagggtacgtagacacactctccccctatcgttgctatgcatctcctagatagatcttgcgtgagtgtaggaatttttttgaaattgcatgctacgtttccaacagtggcatccgagccaggtctatgcgtagatgatatgcacgagtagaacacaaagagttgtgggcggtgatcgtcatactgcgtaccaccaatgtcttattttgattcgacggtattgttggatgaagtgtcccagaccaaccttacatgaccacgttcatgagaccggttccaccgacagacatgcaactagttttgcataaaggtggctggcaggtgtctgtttctcctactttagttgaatcgaatttgactgcggtcgatccttgttgaaggttaaaactgcaaacttgataaatcaccattgtggttttgatgcgtaggtaagaacggttcttgctagaagcccgtagcatccacgtaaaacttgcaacaacaaagtagaggacatctaacttggttttgcagggcatgttgtgatgtgatatggtcaagacatgatgtgatatacgttattgtatgatatgatcatgttttgtagaagttatcggcaaccggcaggagccttatggttgtctctttattgtatgaaatgcaaacgccatgtaaattgctttactttatcactatgtgttagcgatagttgtagaagcaatagttgttgagacgaccacgacgctacgatggagatcaaggtgtcaagccggtgacgatggagatcatgacggtgctttggagatggagatcaaaagcacaagatgatgatggccatatcatgtcacatattttgattgcatgtgatgtttatcttttatgcatcttattttgcttagtacggcggtagcattataagatgatcccttaacaaaatttcaaggtataagtgttctccccaagtatgcaccgttgcgacagttcgtcgtgctgagacaccacatgatgatcgggtgtgataggctctacgttcacatacaacaggtgcaagacagttttgcacatgcggaatactcgggttaaacttgacgagcctagcatgtacagacatggcctcggaacactggagaccgaaaggtcgaacgtgaatcatatagtagatatgatcaacatagggatgttcaccattgatgactactccatctcacgtgatgatcggacatggtttagttgatttggatcacgtatcatttagatgacttgagggatgtctatctaagtgggagttcttaagtaatatgattaattgaacttaatttatcatgaacttagtcctgatagtttttgcatatctatgttgtagatcaatggcccgtgctaccgttcccttgaattttaatgtgttcctagagaaagctaagttgaaagatgatggtagcaactacacggactagggtccgtaacttgaggattatcctcattgctgcatagaagaattatgtccttgatgcaccgctgggtgcaaggcctactgcaggagcagatgctgatgttatgaatgtctggcaagctcgatctgatgactactcgatagttcagtgtgccatgctttacggcttagaatcgggacttaaaagacgttttgaacgtcatggaccatatgagatgttccaggagttgaagttaatatttcaagcaaatgcccgagttgagagatatgaagtctccaacaagttctatagctgcaagatggaggagaatagttctgtcagtgaacacatactcaaaatgtctgggtatcataatcacttgactcatctgggagttaatcttccagatgatagtgttattgacagagttcttcgatcactaccaccaagctaccaaggcttcatgatgaactataatatgcaagggatggataagacaattccctagctcttcgctatgctcaaagctgcagaggtagaaatcaagaaggagcatcaagtgttcatggttaacaagaccactagtttaaagaaagagggcaaaggaaagaaggggaacttcaagaagaatggcaagcaagttgccactcccgggaagaagcccaaatcaggacctaagcctaaaacggagtggttctactacaaagggactggtcactggaatcggaactgccccaagtatttggcggataagaaggatggcaaagtgaacaaaggtatatttgatatacatgttattgatgtgaaccttactaatgctcgtagtagcgcctgggtatttgatcctggttcggttgctcatatttgtaactcgaaacaggggctactgattaaacgaagattagctaaggacaaggtgacgatgcgcgtcgaaaatggttccaaggtcgatgtgattaccgtcggcacgctatctctacatctaccttcgggattagttttagacctgaataattgttatttggtgccagcgttgagcatgaacattatatctggatcttttttaatgcgagacggttattcatttaaatccgagaataatggttgttctatttatatgagtaatatcttttatggtcatgcacccttgaagagtggtctatttttgttgaatctcgattgtggtgatacacatattcataatattgatgccaaaagatgcaaagttgataatgatagtgcaacatatttgtggcactgtcgtttaggtcatattggtgtaaagcgcatgaagaaactccatgcagatgggcttttggaatcacttgattctgaatcatttgatacttgcgaaccatgcctcatgggcaagatgactaaaactccgttctccggaacaatggagcgagctaatgacttattggaaataatacatactgatgtatgcggtccgatgagtgttgaggctcgcgacgggtatcgttattttctgaccttcacagatgatttgagcggatatgggtatatctacttgatgaaacacaagtctgaaacatttgaaaagttcaaagaatttcagagtgaagtggagaatcatcgtaacaagaaaataaagtttttgtgatctgatcgcggaggcgaatatttgagttacgagtttagccttcatttaaaacaatgtggaatagtttcacaactcacgccacctgaaacaccatagcataatggtgtgtacgaacgccgtaaccgtactttatgagatatggtgcgatctatgatgtctcttaccggtttaccactatcgttttgtggttatgcattagagacagttgcattcacgttaaatagggcaccgtctaaatccgttgagacgacaccgtttgaactgtggtttggcaagaaacctaagttgtcgtttcttaaagtttggggttgcgatgctgatgtgaaaaagcttcaacctgataagcttgaacccaaattggagaagtgtgtctccatgggatacccaaaagaaactgttaggtacaccttctaccaaagatccaaaggcaagatctttgttgctaagaatggatcctttctagagaaggagtttctctcaaaagaagtgagtgggaggaaagtagaacttgatgaggtaatcgtaccttctctagaattggaaagtagctcatcacagaaaacagttccccgatgcctacaccaactagagaggaagctaatgataatgattatgaaacttcagatcaagttactactgaacctcgtaggtcaaccagagcacgttccccaccagagtggtacggtaatcctgttatggaggccatgttactagaccatgacgaacctacgaactatgaagaagctatgatgagccagaTTCAgataaatgacttgaggccatgaaatctgagataggatccatgcatgagaacgaagtatggactttggttgacttgcccgataatcggcgagccatagagaataaatggatcttcgagaagaagactgacgctgatggcaatgttactgtctacaaagctcgacttgtcgcgaaagcttttcgacaagttcaaggagttgactacgatgagactttctcacccgtagtgattcttaagtctgtctgaatcatgttagcaattgccgcattttatgattatgaaatctggcaaatggacatcaaaactacattccttaatggatttcttaaagaagaattgtatatgatgcaaccagaaggttttgtcaatcctaaaggtgctaacaaagtgtgcaagctccagcgatccatttatggactggtgcgagcatctcggagttggaatatacgctttaatgaggtgatcaaagcatatcattttatacagactttcggagaagcgtgtatttacaagaaagtgagtgggagctccgtagcatttctaatattatatgtggatcacatattgttgattggaaatgatatagaatttctggatagcataaaaggatacttgaataagagtttttcaatgaacgacctcggtgaagctgcttatatattgggcatcaagatctatagagatagatcaagacgcttaattggactttcacaaagcacataccttgataaagttttgaagaagttcaaaatggatcagtcaaagaaagggttcttgcctgtgttacaaggtgtgaaattgagtcagactcaatgcccgaccactgcagaagatagagagaaaatgaaagtcattccctatgcctcagccataggttctatcatgtatgctatgatgtgtaccagacctgatgtgtgccttgctataagtttagcaaggaggtaccaaagtaattcaggagtgggtcactagacagcggtcaagaacatcttgaagtacctaaaaaggactaaggatatgtttctcgtttatggaggtgacaaagagctcgtcgtaaatggttacgtcgatgctagctttcacactgattcggatgactctaagtcacaaaccggatacgtatttatattgaatggtggagctgtcagttggtgcagttccaagcagagcgtcgtggcgggatctacctgtgaagcagagtacatagctgcttcagaagcagcgaataaaggagtctggatgaaggagttcatatctgatctaggtgtaatacctagtgcatcgggtccaatgaaaatcttctgtgacaatactggagcaattgccttggcgaaggaatccagatttcacaaaagaaccaaacacatcaagagacgcttcaactccatctgtgatctagtcaaggagggggacatagagaattgcaaaatacatacagatctgaatgtggcagacccgttgactaagtctcttccacgagcaaaacatgatcagcaccaagtctccatgggtgttagaatcattacaatgtaatctagattattaactctagtgcaagtgggagactaaaggaaatatgccctagaggcaataataaagtttttattttatatttcttattcatgataaatgtttattcttcatgctagaattgtattgatcagaaacctaaatacatgtgtgaatacatagacaaacacagtgtccctagtgatcctctacttgactagctcgttgatcaaattggttaaggtttcctgacaatggacatgagttgtcatttgataacgggatcacatcattaggagaatgatgtgatggacaagacccatccgttagcttagcatattgatcgttcagttttatttctattgctttcttcatgtcatatacatattcctttgactatgagattatgcaactcccgaataccggaggaataccttgtgtgctatcaaacgtcacaaggtaactgggtgattataaagatgctctacaggtatctccgaaggtgtttgttgggttggcatagatcgagattaggatttgtcactccgagtatcggagaggtatctctgggccctctcggtaatgcacatcataataagccttgcaagcaaactgactaatgagttagttgcaggatgatgtattatggaacgagtaaagagacttgccggtaacgagattgaactagttatgaagataccgacgatcgaatctcgggcaagtaacataccgatgagaaagggaataacgtatgttgtcataatggttcgaccgataaagatcttcgtagaatatgtaggagccaatatgagcatctaggttccgctgttggttattgaccaaagaggtgtctcggtcatctctacatagttctcgaacccgtagggttcgcacgcttaacgttcgatgacgattttgtattatatgagttatgtgatttggtgaccgaatattgtttggagtcccggatgagatcacggacatgacgaggagtctcaaaatggtcgagaggtaaagatccatatgtaggatgatagtattcgggcaccggaagtgttttgggggttaccgggtacatatcggagtaccggggggttatcggaacccccggggggactaatgggccttatgggccataggaggggagcacaccagcccacaaggggtggcgccccctaaggaaggaggccgaataggagaagggggagggggttcggcccccctttcctttctccctcctCTCTTCCTTTTTCCCTCTCCGGAAATATggaaggggggccgaattggactaggccccaagtaggattcctcctacttggggcgcccaaggctgctcccctcaccctcccacctatatatacgtggggaggggcgcctagaacacacaccaacaattgttagccgtgtgcggtgcccccccccccctccacaggttacgcctccggtcatatcttcgcagtgcttaggcgaagccctgtgcggattacttcaccatcaccgtcacaccGCTATCGTggtgacggaactcatctacaccctcgacactttgctggatcaagagtctgagggacgtcatcgagctgaactatgcagaactcagaggtgtcgtgcgttcggtgcttgatcgctcggaacgagaagaagttcgactacatcaaccgcgttgtcaaatgcttccgctttcgttctacgagggtacgtagacacacttgatgtctactacgcaaccttctccttgtaggcgttattgggcctccaagtgcagaggtttgtaggatagtagcaaatttccctcaagtggatgacctaaggtttatcaatccgtgggaggtgtaggatgaagatggtctctttcaaacaaccctgcaaccaaataacaaagagtctcttgtgtccccaacacacccaatacaatggtaaattgtattggtgcactagttcgatgaagagatggtgatacaagtgcaatatggatgat
This window of the Triticum aestivum cultivar Chinese Spring chromosome 5D, IWGSC CS RefSeq v2.1, whole genome shotgun sequence genome carries:
- the LOC123120911 gene encoding bisdemethoxycurcumin synthase-like yields the protein MLQDDYADYYFRVTNSEHHAELKDNLKRICKKSGIERRYVHLDEELLGAHPEFTDRALPTLDARIDMASAAVPELAASAASRAIAEWGRPAADVTHLVFSTYSGGKAPSADLRLASLLGLRPTVSRTNLSLNGCSGGGRALQLAKELAENNRGARVLVACSELTLVPFYGPQEGRLDTILGHGIFGDGAGAVIVGADPVNCIEHPLFEMAFATQATIPDTQDEITMQLMKGGLDFHVSVRVPKLLKSNVERCLIDAFESIGISATWNDLFGAIHPGGRAILDHVEQLLGLGVDKLAASRRVLREYGNMSGPTVIFVLDELRRRRARGEEVAEWGVMMAFGPGITIETMVLHAATNSLGED